From the genome of Geothrix sp. 21YS21S-4, one region includes:
- the purS gene encoding phosphoribosylformylglycinamidine synthase subunit PurS produces MKVRVSVQLKPGILDPQGKAVEQGLHGFGFAVEHVRIGRLIELEIPGDDPAEVKAKAQAMCDKLLVNPVMEKASIEVV; encoded by the coding sequence ATGAAGGTTCGCGTATCGGTGCAGTTGAAGCCCGGAATCCTGGATCCCCAGGGCAAGGCAGTGGAACAGGGCCTCCACGGCTTCGGCTTCGCGGTTGAGCACGTGCGCATCGGCCGCCTCATCGAGCTGGAGATCCCCGGCGACGATCCCGCCGAGGTGAAGGCCAAGGCCCAGGCCATGTGCGACAAGCTGCTGGTCAATCCGGTGATGGAGAAGGCCTCCATCGAGGTGGTCTGA
- a CDS encoding PilZ domain-containing protein, producing the protein MTGHLIRNPETIEEIFKRACDRRELLILVTPYLRFESSFLRLEGGDLQAAATMGREDATYGLRNADLRMRFPHGVSFLEGATQLKGFGIAEGRRSLRLAIPELLQEEDHRKAYRVERVGRVPVTFSTPKYDLVTGTLVDISTTGARVFSTRDFGQGELQPGDDMAVTIPLTEAIRINTRVKVRHVHGRTFGVEYRPQLDERVLHPLSRWVFERREEDLERIARRGVETAAPGEGGKAEPPRPKGLVLVSGDGALETCLQNLLGGLQPLRRVASTVSALKEALGQNPALILYHLPTLGLDERRRLKAMAELTQGRVPLLLLGTAGVEGGPLLELGGEHKAAVSIVFNPERGTFFQRLVQGVLRRTYEGGESPMAPVESEAP; encoded by the coding sequence TTGACCGGCCATCTGATCCGCAACCCTGAAACCATCGAGGAGATCTTCAAGCGCGCCTGCGACCGGCGGGAGCTGCTGATCCTCGTGACGCCCTACCTCCGTTTCGAATCCTCCTTCCTGAGGCTGGAGGGCGGGGACCTTCAGGCCGCGGCCACCATGGGCCGGGAGGACGCCACCTACGGGCTGCGCAACGCCGACCTGCGGATGCGCTTCCCCCACGGGGTGAGCTTCCTGGAAGGCGCGACTCAGCTCAAGGGGTTCGGGATCGCCGAGGGCCGGCGTAGCCTCCGCCTGGCGATCCCGGAGCTCCTGCAGGAGGAGGATCACCGCAAGGCCTACCGGGTGGAGCGGGTGGGCCGCGTTCCCGTCACCTTCAGCACCCCCAAGTACGACCTGGTGACCGGCACCCTGGTGGACATCAGCACCACCGGCGCGCGGGTCTTCAGCACCCGCGACTTCGGCCAGGGGGAGCTCCAGCCCGGGGACGACATGGCGGTGACCATTCCCCTCACCGAAGCCATCCGGATCAACACCCGCGTGAAGGTCCGCCACGTCCACGGCCGGACCTTCGGCGTGGAATACCGCCCGCAGCTGGACGAGCGGGTGCTCCATCCCCTGTCCCGGTGGGTCTTCGAGCGGCGGGAGGAGGATCTGGAGCGGATCGCCCGCCGCGGCGTGGAGACCGCCGCCCCCGGAGAAGGCGGCAAGGCGGAGCCTCCCCGGCCCAAGGGCCTGGTGCTGGTCTCGGGCGACGGCGCGCTGGAAACCTGCCTGCAGAACCTCCTCGGCGGCCTCCAGCCCCTCCGCCGGGTGGCATCCACGGTCTCCGCCCTCAAGGAGGCTCTGGGCCAGAATCCGGCGCTGATCCTGTACCACCTCCCCACGCTGGGCCTGGACGAGCGGCGGCGCCTGAAGGCCATGGCGGAATTGACCCAGGGGCGGGTGCCCCTCCTTCTGCTGGGCACCGCGGGGGTGGAGGGCGGTCCGCTGCTGGAGCTGGGCGGCGAACACAAGGCGGCGGTCTCCATCGTGTTCAATCCCGAGCGGGGGACCTTCTTCCAGCGGCTGGTCCAGGGCGTGCTCCGCCGCACCTACGAGGGGGGCGAATCGCCGATGGCGCCGGTGGAATCCGAGGCGCCCTGA
- a CDS encoding AraC family transcriptional regulator has product MSESEAKNLQNFTSGPLRLAILKRDPVPSKLLPARDAWTLLQPTHAVRVCTNEDREEGVIRSGDLALLLPGFGHTLKRHHANTPFGFTALFLEGPFPEPLLSSLQNPPRKWQESSFAVLRSLSLKQLFSIFSQELSNPDGVQLMTRELFLILLGAELSRLTEKEDRGRFPYRLNRSTLQLVLDHMEAHIGSKNSVPELATMARCTPDHFIRLFREATSTTPHQYLIERRLQRAVTLLANGERPSDVARILGFYDASAFTRAFKRRFGVPPSEYAQEAYERQFPKR; this is encoded by the coding sequence ATGAGCGAATCGGAAGCGAAGAACCTCCAGAACTTCACCAGCGGCCCCCTCCGCCTGGCGATCCTCAAACGGGACCCGGTCCCCTCCAAGCTGCTGCCCGCCCGGGACGCCTGGACGCTGCTGCAGCCCACCCACGCGGTGCGCGTCTGCACCAACGAGGACCGGGAAGAGGGCGTGATCCGCTCCGGCGACCTGGCCCTGCTGCTGCCGGGCTTCGGGCACACGCTGAAGCGCCACCACGCCAACACGCCCTTCGGCTTCACGGCGCTGTTCCTGGAAGGCCCCTTCCCCGAGCCGCTCCTGTCGTCGCTCCAGAATCCGCCGCGGAAGTGGCAGGAATCCAGCTTCGCGGTGCTCCGCAGCCTCAGCCTCAAGCAGCTGTTCAGCATTTTCAGCCAGGAGCTGTCGAATCCCGACGGCGTGCAGCTGATGACGCGCGAGCTGTTCCTCATCCTCCTGGGCGCCGAGCTGTCCCGCCTCACGGAGAAGGAGGACCGGGGCCGCTTTCCGTACCGCCTCAACCGCTCGACGCTACAGCTGGTCCTGGACCACATGGAAGCCCACATCGGCTCCAAGAACAGCGTGCCCGAGCTGGCCACCATGGCCCGCTGCACGCCGGATCACTTCATCCGCCTGTTCCGCGAAGCCACCAGCACCACGCCCCACCAGTACCTCATCGAGCGCCGCCTCCAGCGCGCGGTGACCCTCCTCGCCAACGGCGAGCGGCCGAGCGACGTGGCGCGGATCCTCGGCTTCTACGACGCCAGCGCCTTCACCCGCGCCTTCAAGCGCCGGTTCGGCGTGCCGCCGAGCGAATACGCCCAGGAGGCGTACGAGCGGCAGTTCCCCAAGAGGTAG
- a CDS encoding B12-binding domain-containing radical SAM protein, whose product MTFLPIGLGYLQAMLKSRDLPCRVANLSGKGRKEVVAYFKAQDPAVVGVSMFTFNRKRSYELLAWAREACPGAILLTGGPHPTHLAEEVFEDCPALDAIVEGEGETILLGVAERLKAAPGSHLWKRTPGLILRDGRTPAQPPLEDLDSVGIPAEHLEADFLNDVGQLAYLSTSRGCPATCNFCNTPEFWGASIRFRSAPSVLREMRLLRERHGLTYFSFRDDTFTANRGRVLELMDGIRASGLHPLWNCQSRVNLVDEDRLVAMKRAGCEFMQFGVEHGSERVLALLDKGTNLRHARRALSLVRKVGMNLGIYLITGIPGETWADVEETAGFIRDTRPQDCQISPLALYPGTRMFDQYRAEGRIRKDFYRASGDAEIFARVDAHTEKALRHLDREAQQAKAKSRFTPAEFADQKRWLGFCAVTNLLCGEAAEEEGRFTEAEVEYAEIIAQEPANPWGFMKRALLREKLGQADRARADLAEVLALAPGNPEATELAALWGLKRGKTRAKKPAHGPTAEMKGAETYLGRSKP is encoded by the coding sequence ATGACGTTTCTTCCCATTGGTCTCGGCTATTTGCAGGCGATGCTGAAGTCCAGGGACCTTCCCTGCCGCGTGGCGAACCTCAGCGGGAAGGGGCGGAAGGAGGTCGTCGCCTACTTCAAGGCCCAGGATCCGGCGGTGGTGGGGGTGTCGATGTTCACCTTCAACCGCAAGCGTTCCTATGAGTTGCTCGCCTGGGCGCGGGAGGCCTGCCCCGGCGCGATCCTCCTGACGGGAGGCCCCCACCCCACCCATCTGGCGGAGGAAGTCTTCGAAGATTGCCCGGCCCTGGACGCCATCGTGGAGGGCGAGGGCGAGACCATCCTGCTGGGCGTGGCCGAGCGCCTGAAGGCCGCGCCGGGGTCCCACCTGTGGAAGCGGACGCCCGGGCTGATCCTCCGGGACGGCCGCACCCCGGCCCAGCCGCCGCTGGAGGACCTGGACTCCGTGGGGATCCCCGCCGAACACCTGGAGGCGGACTTCCTGAACGACGTGGGGCAGTTGGCCTACCTCAGCACCAGCCGGGGCTGCCCGGCCACCTGCAACTTCTGCAACACGCCCGAGTTCTGGGGCGCCTCCATCCGCTTCCGTAGCGCGCCCTCGGTGCTGCGGGAAATGCGCCTGCTGCGCGAGCGGCACGGCTTAACCTACTTCAGCTTCCGGGACGACACCTTCACCGCCAACCGCGGGCGGGTGCTGGAACTGATGGACGGCATCCGCGCCAGCGGGCTCCACCCGCTCTGGAACTGCCAGAGCCGGGTGAACCTCGTGGACGAGGACCGCCTGGTGGCCATGAAGCGCGCGGGCTGCGAGTTCATGCAGTTCGGCGTGGAGCACGGCAGCGAGCGCGTCCTCGCCCTCCTCGACAAAGGCACCAACCTGCGCCACGCGCGCCGAGCCCTCAGCCTGGTGCGGAAAGTGGGCATGAACCTGGGGATCTACCTCATCACCGGCATTCCGGGCGAGACCTGGGCCGACGTGGAGGAGACCGCCGGCTTCATCCGCGATACCCGGCCCCAGGACTGCCAGATCAGCCCCCTGGCCCTCTATCCCGGCACCCGGATGTTCGACCAGTACCGCGCCGAGGGGCGCATCCGGAAGGACTTCTACCGCGCTTCGGGCGACGCCGAGATCTTCGCCCGCGTGGACGCCCACACGGAGAAGGCCCTCCGCCACCTCGACCGCGAGGCCCAGCAGGCGAAAGCGAAATCCAGGTTCACCCCCGCCGAGTTCGCCGACCAAAAGCGCTGGCTGGGCTTCTGCGCCGTCACCAACCTGCTCTGCGGTGAGGCTGCCGAAGAAGAAGGACGGTTCACGGAAGCCGAAGTCGAGTACGCCGAGATCATCGCCCAGGAACCCGCCAACCCCTGGGGGTTCATGAAGCGGGCCCTCCTGCGGGAGAAGCTGGGCCAGGCCGACCGCGCCCGCGCCGACCTCGCCGAAGTCCTCGCCCTCGCGCCCGGCAACCCCGAAGCCACCGAACTGGCCGCCCTCTGGGGCCTCAAGCGCGGGAAAACCCGCGCCAAAAAGCCCGCCCACGGACCCACCGCCGAGATGAAGGGCGCCGAAACCTACCTCGGCCGATCCAAACCGTAG
- the purL gene encoding phosphoribosylformylglycinamidine synthase subunit PurL — protein MSAAHEPAVTESLALELGLSKDEWQVILRLLDGRLPTYSELGVFSAMWSEHCSYKSSRIHLKNLPTEGPRVIQGPGENAGVVDIGDGWAVAFKMESHNHPSFIEPYQGAATGVGGILRDVFTMGARPLANLNSLRFGELDAPRMKGLVKGVAAGISGYGNCMGIPMLGGDAAFDASYNGNILVNAFTLGVLRSDKIFKGFASGVGNKVMYIGSKTGRDGIHGASMASAEFGEGSEEKRPTVQVGDPFTEKLLLEACLEIFQTDWVIGIQDMGAAGLTSSSFEMASRAGTGLEIRLDQVPQREEGMTPFELMLSESQERMLLVARPGCEPHIIAVLHKWGLDACVVGEVTDSGRFIGSWHGAPVINLPIQPLVDAAPKYDRPRERPGYLDAVNAAPLPADLKPAEVERTLRQVLQAPTVASNRWIFEQYDGTVRSNTLLGMGRGDAGIIRVKDETGKDTGKAVAMSSDCNSRFCYLDPFWGAAHAVAEACRNLACVGAEPIGLTDCLNYGNPEKPENMWTFEQGCLGIRQACLALDVPIVSGNVSLYNDTEGQSIFPTPMIAAVGLVEDCAGQVAVDAPDATALSKVGNRICGSAFRAAHDGIFLLGETRDELGGSEYLKVRTGRVEGACPELRLDEELRLQACVREGIRLGLIRSAHDTSEGGLLTAVLESGFGGDMGCQLMLTKGTLRLDSLLFGESVGRIVVSVGPEGEGSLATLCAAHRVPFAKIGTTGGARVTLAVDGQPLLDAAAADLKAIHAEALETALG, from the coding sequence ATGTCCGCTGCGCACGAACCGGCCGTCACCGAATCCCTGGCTCTGGAGCTGGGCCTGTCGAAGGACGAATGGCAGGTCATCCTGCGCCTCCTGGACGGCCGCCTGCCGACGTATTCGGAACTGGGCGTGTTCAGCGCCATGTGGAGCGAGCACTGCTCCTACAAGTCCAGCCGCATCCACCTGAAGAACCTGCCCACGGAGGGCCCCCGCGTCATCCAGGGGCCCGGCGAGAACGCGGGCGTGGTGGACATCGGCGACGGTTGGGCCGTGGCCTTCAAGATGGAGAGCCACAACCACCCCAGCTTCATCGAGCCCTACCAGGGCGCGGCCACGGGCGTGGGTGGGATCCTGCGCGACGTGTTCACCATGGGCGCCCGGCCCCTGGCCAACCTGAACTCCCTGCGCTTCGGAGAGCTGGACGCGCCGCGGATGAAGGGCCTCGTCAAGGGCGTGGCGGCGGGGATCTCGGGCTACGGCAACTGCATGGGAATCCCCATGCTGGGCGGCGACGCCGCCTTCGACGCCAGCTACAACGGCAACATCCTGGTGAACGCGTTCACGCTGGGCGTGCTGCGCTCGGACAAGATCTTCAAGGGCTTCGCCTCCGGCGTCGGCAACAAGGTGATGTACATCGGCTCCAAGACCGGCCGCGACGGCATCCACGGCGCCAGCATGGCGTCGGCGGAATTCGGCGAGGGCAGCGAGGAGAAGCGCCCCACGGTGCAGGTGGGCGATCCCTTCACGGAGAAGCTGCTGCTCGAAGCCTGCCTGGAGATCTTCCAGACGGACTGGGTCATCGGCATCCAGGACATGGGCGCCGCGGGCCTCACCTCCAGCAGCTTCGAGATGGCCAGCCGCGCCGGCACGGGCCTGGAGATCCGCCTGGACCAGGTGCCCCAGCGCGAGGAGGGCATGACGCCCTTCGAGCTGATGCTCAGCGAGAGCCAGGAGCGCATGCTGCTGGTGGCCCGGCCGGGCTGCGAGCCCCACATCATCGCCGTCCTCCACAAGTGGGGTCTGGACGCCTGTGTGGTGGGCGAGGTCACGGACAGCGGCCGCTTCATCGGCAGCTGGCACGGCGCGCCCGTCATCAACCTCCCCATCCAGCCCCTGGTGGACGCCGCCCCCAAATACGACCGGCCCCGCGAGCGGCCCGGCTACCTGGATGCGGTGAACGCCGCGCCGCTGCCGGCGGACCTGAAGCCCGCCGAAGTGGAGCGGACGCTCCGTCAGGTGCTCCAGGCGCCCACCGTCGCGAGCAATCGGTGGATCTTCGAGCAGTACGACGGCACCGTGCGGAGCAACACCCTGCTGGGCATGGGCCGGGGCGACGCCGGCATCATCCGCGTGAAGGACGAAACCGGGAAGGACACCGGCAAGGCCGTGGCGATGAGCAGCGACTGCAACAGCCGCTTCTGCTACCTGGATCCCTTCTGGGGCGCGGCCCACGCCGTGGCCGAGGCCTGCCGCAACCTCGCCTGCGTGGGGGCGGAGCCCATCGGCCTCACGGACTGCCTGAACTACGGCAATCCCGAGAAGCCCGAGAACATGTGGACCTTCGAGCAGGGCTGTCTGGGCATCCGCCAGGCCTGCCTCGCCCTCGACGTGCCCATCGTCAGCGGCAACGTGAGCCTCTACAACGACACCGAAGGCCAGAGCATCTTCCCGACACCGATGATCGCGGCGGTTGGCCTGGTGGAGGACTGCGCCGGGCAGGTGGCCGTGGACGCGCCGGATGCCACGGCCCTGTCGAAGGTCGGCAACCGCATCTGCGGATCGGCGTTCCGGGCGGCCCACGACGGGATCTTCCTTCTGGGCGAGACCCGCGACGAACTGGGCGGCAGCGAGTACCTCAAAGTGCGGACCGGCAGGGTCGAAGGGGCCTGTCCCGAGCTGCGCCTCGACGAGGAACTGCGGCTCCAGGCCTGCGTGCGCGAGGGCATCCGCCTGGGCCTGATCCGCAGCGCCCACGACACCAGCGAGGGCGGCCTGCTGACGGCGGTGCTCGAAAGCGGGTTTGGCGGAGACATGGGCTGCCAGCTGATGCTGACCAAGGGGACTCTCCGCTTGGATAGCCTCCTGTTCGGCGAGAGCGTCGGGCGCATCGTGGTGAGCGTCGGGCCCGAGGGCGAGGGCAGCCTCGCCACCCTCTGCGCTGCCCACCGCGTGCCTTTCGCCAAGATCGGCACCACCGGCGGCGCCCGCGTCACCCTCGCCGTGGACGGCCAGCCCCTGCTGGACGCCGCCGCCGCGGACCTGAAGGCGATCCACGCCGAAGCTCTGGAAACGGCCCTGGGCTGA
- the glnA gene encoding type I glutamate--ammonia ligase codes for MFNGFEQARQFIQAKAIRMIDLIFSDLWGRWHHVSIPASQFNEQLMRDGVGFDGSSVGLKSVKSGDMVLIPDLATGFLDPFWETPALGFICSAFEADTKAPFSVDPRNIAIRAEAYLKETGIADGSIWGPEYEFYVFDKVSYENGVNTASYRVDSREADWHSGEGGHGHFIPLHGGYHAMPPKDQLYNLRAEMCAELERMGIDVKYHHHEVGGPGQCEIETPLFPLLKAGDATQIVKYVVKMVAHRRGQTATFMPKPLYGEAGSGMHFHQMLMKGGKNLFYDEQGYGRMSQEALWYIGGILAHGPALLALTNPSTNSYRRLVPGFEAPVSAFFSLGNRSAAIRVPKYADQPETARFEFRPPDATCNVYLALAAQLLAGIDGIQKKMDPTALGFGPIDQNIFSWDEEQRKKIKSLPTSLTEACDALEGDMDFLLAGGVFDRLQLEDLLRHLRNQEAAVRNRPHPYEMALYFEA; via the coding sequence GTGTTCAACGGTTTCGAGCAGGCCCGGCAGTTCATCCAGGCGAAAGCGATCCGGATGATCGACCTGATCTTCAGCGACCTGTGGGGCCGCTGGCACCACGTCAGCATTCCCGCCTCCCAGTTCAACGAGCAGCTGATGCGCGACGGCGTGGGCTTCGACGGCTCCAGCGTGGGATTGAAATCCGTCAAGTCCGGCGACATGGTGCTCATCCCCGACCTGGCCACCGGGTTCCTGGATCCCTTCTGGGAAACACCCGCCCTCGGCTTCATCTGCTCCGCCTTCGAGGCCGACACCAAGGCTCCCTTCTCCGTGGACCCGCGGAACATTGCCATCCGCGCGGAGGCGTACCTGAAGGAGACGGGGATCGCCGACGGCAGCATCTGGGGACCGGAGTACGAGTTCTACGTCTTCGACAAGGTGAGCTACGAGAACGGCGTGAACACCGCCTCCTACCGCGTGGACAGCCGCGAGGCGGACTGGCACAGCGGCGAGGGCGGCCACGGCCACTTCATCCCCCTCCACGGCGGGTACCACGCCATGCCGCCCAAGGACCAGCTCTACAACCTCCGCGCGGAGATGTGCGCCGAACTGGAGCGCATGGGCATCGACGTGAAGTACCACCACCACGAGGTGGGCGGCCCCGGCCAGTGCGAGATCGAGACGCCCCTCTTCCCCCTGCTGAAGGCCGGCGACGCCACGCAGATCGTCAAGTACGTGGTGAAGATGGTGGCCCACCGCCGGGGCCAGACGGCCACCTTCATGCCCAAGCCGCTCTACGGCGAGGCGGGCAGCGGGATGCACTTCCACCAGATGCTGATGAAGGGCGGCAAGAACCTCTTCTACGACGAGCAGGGCTATGGCCGGATGAGCCAGGAGGCCCTCTGGTACATCGGCGGGATCCTCGCGCACGGCCCCGCGCTCCTGGCCCTCACCAATCCCAGCACCAACAGCTACCGCCGCCTGGTGCCGGGCTTCGAAGCTCCCGTCAGCGCGTTCTTCTCCCTCGGCAACCGCTCCGCCGCCATCCGCGTGCCCAAGTACGCGGACCAGCCCGAGACCGCCCGCTTCGAATTCCGCCCGCCCGACGCCACCTGCAACGTCTACCTCGCCCTCGCCGCCCAGCTCCTGGCGGGCATCGACGGCATCCAGAAGAAGATGGATCCCACCGCCCTCGGCTTCGGGCCCATCGATCAGAACATCTTCAGCTGGGACGAGGAGCAGCGGAAGAAGATCAAAAGCCTGCCCACGAGCCTCACCGAAGCCTGCGACGCGCTGGAAGGCGACATGGACTTCCTGCTGGCCGGCGGCGTCTTCGATAGGCTCCAGTTGGAGGATCTGCTCCGCCACCTGCGGAACCAGGAAGCCGCCGTCCGCAACCGGCCCCACCCCTACGAGATGGCGCTCTATTTCGAGGCCTGA
- the purQ gene encoding phosphoribosylformylglycinamidine synthase subunit PurQ, which produces MRVAVPVFPGSNCDHDALHACGTVMGWETVPVWHQETRLPENTELVFVPGGFSYGDYLRCGAIAALAPIMADVKRHAENGGLVLGVCNGFQILCEAQLLPGALLRNESLRFIHADVHLRVERAHLPFTRAMKPGEVFQVPIAHAEGNYTLDPADLADLEARGGVAFRYCSAAGQIGEDHVPNGAMNGIAGIVNVGGNVLGMMPHPERAVDPKLGSTGGLGMFRSLEAAFSRL; this is translated from the coding sequence ATGCGGGTGGCGGTCCCCGTCTTCCCCGGCTCAAACTGCGATCACGACGCCCTCCACGCCTGCGGGACGGTGATGGGCTGGGAGACGGTTCCCGTCTGGCACCAGGAGACCCGCCTGCCGGAGAACACCGAACTGGTGTTCGTCCCCGGCGGCTTCAGCTACGGCGACTACCTGCGCTGCGGCGCCATCGCGGCGCTGGCGCCCATCATGGCGGACGTGAAGCGCCACGCGGAGAACGGCGGACTGGTGCTCGGCGTGTGCAACGGCTTCCAGATCCTGTGCGAAGCCCAGCTCCTGCCCGGCGCCCTCCTGCGGAACGAATCCCTGCGGTTCATCCACGCCGACGTCCACCTGAGGGTGGAGCGGGCCCACCTGCCCTTCACCCGCGCCATGAAGCCCGGCGAGGTGTTCCAGGTCCCCATCGCCCACGCCGAAGGCAACTACACCCTGGATCCCGCGGACCTGGCGGATCTGGAAGCGCGGGGCGGCGTCGCCTTCCGCTACTGCTCGGCTGCCGGCCAGATCGGCGAGGATCACGTGCCCAACGGCGCGATGAACGGGATCGCCGGCATCGTGAACGTCGGCGGCAACGTCCTGGGGATGATGCCCCACCCCGAGCGGGCCGTGGATCCCAAGCTCGGCTCCACAGGCGGGCTGGGCATGTTCCGGAGCCTGGAAGCGGCCTTCAGCCGGCTCTGA
- the pyrF gene encoding orotidine-5'-phosphate decarboxylase, with the protein MSAAPADLTPRERLVVALDLPTAREALAMADRLAGRVGMLKVGLELFCAEGPAFVGELQKRAPVFLDLKFHDIPTTVQRALQAVLRLDPRLVNVHAQGGVAMLEAAAEAVRVHRAAGGRTELLAVTVLTSLDQQALAALGHAGRPEDLALAYAKLAREAGCGGVVCSAWEAARIREACGDTFHRLTPGIRPAGAAAQDQARVMTPAQALQQGATWLVVGRPITHAPDPAGAVQAILAEMRP; encoded by the coding sequence TTGAGCGCAGCCCCAGCCGACCTCACGCCGCGGGAGCGACTCGTCGTCGCGCTGGACCTGCCCACGGCGCGGGAAGCCCTGGCCATGGCGGATCGGCTGGCGGGGCGGGTAGGGATGCTGAAGGTGGGGCTGGAGCTGTTCTGCGCGGAGGGGCCCGCGTTCGTGGGAGAACTCCAGAAGCGGGCGCCCGTCTTCCTCGACCTCAAGTTCCACGACATCCCCACCACCGTGCAGCGGGCGCTGCAGGCCGTGCTGCGGCTGGATCCGCGGCTCGTCAACGTCCACGCCCAGGGGGGCGTGGCCATGCTCGAAGCGGCGGCGGAAGCGGTGCGCGTCCACCGGGCCGCGGGCGGCCGGACGGAGCTGCTGGCGGTGACGGTGCTCACCAGTCTGGATCAGCAGGCCCTGGCCGCCCTCGGCCATGCGGGCCGGCCCGAGGATCTGGCCCTCGCCTACGCCAAGCTGGCCCGGGAGGCGGGCTGCGGCGGCGTGGTGTGCTCCGCGTGGGAGGCGGCGCGGATTCGCGAAGCCTGCGGCGACACGTTCCACCGATTGACGCCCGGGATCCGCCCCGCGGGAGCGGCGGCGCAGGACCAGGCGCGGGTGATGACGCCCGCCCAGGCGCTGCAGCAGGGCGCCACGTGGCTCGTGGTGGGCCGCCCCATCACCCACGCCCCGGATCCCGCCGGGGCGGTCCAGGCCATTCTTGCGGAGATGCGACCCTGA
- a CDS encoding DUF4105 domain-containing protein, which yields MASPSSESRSRGFRRALLALPLALWMGLALALRLPLPPLLAGAVGLLVPSGGLALLARGPRGRGWACFLGLFAAVLGGYLALRPSNHRDWMPDVAQIPSGTINGDRLTVRHVRNCLYRSEFEYEPRFEDRTYDLRRLQGMDLFLVSWGPRHIAHTILSFDFGAGEHLAFSIETRKERHETYSALRSFFREYEVCIVAGDERDLIRLRTNHRHEQVRLYRLVTPPQGPRLLLEDYLARLNGLAERPEWYNALTANCTTAILGPVRRHTRRLPWSWKLVASGHLDEYLYDQGFLDRSLPFPQLRERALINEQAERADQDPAFSLRIREGR from the coding sequence ATGGCCTCCCCATCCTCGGAATCACGCTCCCGCGGCTTTCGGCGCGCCCTGCTGGCGCTGCCTCTGGCCCTGTGGATGGGCCTAGCGTTGGCCCTGCGCCTGCCCCTTCCCCCGCTCCTGGCGGGGGCCGTGGGCCTGCTGGTGCCCTCGGGAGGGCTCGCGCTTTTGGCGCGGGGCCCCCGCGGCCGGGGCTGGGCCTGTTTCCTGGGCCTCTTCGCGGCGGTGTTGGGGGGTTACCTGGCGCTGCGCCCCTCCAATCACCGAGACTGGATGCCCGACGTAGCCCAGATTCCCTCCGGCACGATCAACGGCGACCGCCTCACCGTGCGCCACGTGCGGAACTGCCTCTACCGTTCGGAATTCGAGTACGAGCCCCGCTTCGAGGACCGCACCTACGACCTCAGGCGGCTCCAAGGGATGGATCTCTTCCTGGTGTCCTGGGGGCCCCGCCACATCGCCCACACCATCCTCTCCTTCGACTTCGGCGCGGGCGAGCACCTGGCTTTCTCCATCGAAACCCGCAAGGAGCGCCACGAAACCTACTCGGCCCTGCGGAGCTTCTTCCGGGAGTACGAGGTGTGCATCGTGGCGGGAGACGAGCGCGACCTCATCCGCCTCCGCACCAACCACCGCCATGAGCAGGTGCGGCTCTACCGCCTGGTCACGCCGCCCCAAGGCCCCCGCCTGCTGCTGGAGGACTACCTCGCGCGCCTCAATGGGCTGGCCGAGCGTCCCGAATGGTACAACGCCCTCACGGCCAACTGCACCACAGCCATCCTCGGCCCCGTCCGCCGGCACACCCGGCGGCTGCCCTGGAGCTGGAAGCTAGTGGCCAGCGGCCATCTGGACGAGTACCTCTACGACCAGGGCTTCCTGGACCGCAGCCTTCCCTTCCCGCAGCTGCGCGAGCGGGCCCTCATCAATGAGCAGGCTGAAAGGGCCGATCAGGATCCGGCCTTCAGCCTCCGGATCCGCGAGGGACGCTAG